The following proteins are co-located in the Vigna unguiculata cultivar IT97K-499-35 chromosome 9, ASM411807v1, whole genome shotgun sequence genome:
- the LOC114164638 gene encoding transcription factor HEC2-like yields MDTVEQLKPEEEQQQQQMDIMTMMMQHLPQFSEPYGDTNTIDAFHPQQDFYSNNNNIRSGSTMPLADLLDNNPPSPLPWSSYSFTHLTPSTTSSATLSFSDTTNNNPTPIMLQQTPTEGATATATVNPYGEKRNSMAAMREMIFRMAAMQPIHIDPESVKAPKRRNVKISKDPQSVAARHRRERISERIRILQRLVPGGTKMDTASMLDEAIHYVKFLKTQVQSLERASANNIRPLVGVNAPGIGFPVAMSGSIRTSTTSPSNSTPYFPLPNTYD; encoded by the coding sequence ATGGACACTGTGGAGCAGTTAAAGCCGGAGGAggagcagcagcagcagcagatGGACATCATGACCATGATGATGCAACACCTCCCTCAATTCTCTGAACCCTATGGTGACACCAACACCATCGACGCTTTTCATCCCCAACAAGACTTCTACAGTAACAACAACAATATACGCAGTGGAAGCACCATGCCACTAGCAGATTTACTAGACAATAACCCTCCCAGCCCCTTACCTTGGTCCTCTTACTCATTCACGCACTTAACACCATCAACCACATCCTCCGCTACACTCTCTTTCTCCGACACCACCAACAACAACCCTACCCCAATAATGCTTCAACAAACCCCAACCGAGGGTGCAACTGCAACTGCAACTGTAAACCCTTACGGTGAGAAGCGGAACTCGATGGCGGCGATGAGGGAGATGATATTCAGGATGGCGGCGATGCAGCCGATACACATAGACCCGGAGTCGGTGAAGGCGCCGAAGCGGAGGAACGTGAAGATTTCGAAGGACCCTCAGAGTGTGGCAGCGCGGCACCGCAGGGAGAGGATCAGCGAGAGGATAAGGATCCTGCAGAGACTGGTCCCTGGAGGGACCAAGATGGACACCGCGTCGATGTTGGATGAGGCCATTCACTACGTCAAGTTTCTGAAAACGCAGGTTCAGTCGCTGGAACGCGCTTCTGCTAACAATATTAGGCCACTTGTCGGTGTTAACGCACCAGGGATAGGGTTCCCTGTTGCTATGTCTGGTTCTATTAGGACTTCTACCACTTCCCCTTCCAATTCCACCCCTTATTTTCCTCTGCCTAATACCTATGATTAA